The DNA region ctatttaatCACTCCTCAATCCTTATGTATTTTTGCTTTACTACTGTTGCTAAATTTTCCAATCCGACACTGTTAAAGGTCTCTCTGTAcatattttgttgatttttttttgttaggcgAATGGTGGGACGGGAAAGGTGGGGTTTGAACAATAAAAACCGGGAATTAAAGGGGATGTTATACCACTAGGCCATCACTTGAATctgtaatataattttaattaattctcTAAATACAATACCACAACATGAGTAATACacatataagaaataaaattttcttcaatttatttCAAAATGACTGAGCTAACaaaagatacaaattatttcaaaatgaaACTGCAACATATCCATGCACCAAAAGAAACATTAGCTAGTAACAAGATAAGAATCTCACAACATTTAAGTAAAAGCTATCAAGTTTGTGCCAAAACACCCCAAGCTTGTACTCCATGCGATCTAGGAATTGAAAATACATTATTCTCCATTTCCTATTCATTAGTAAAGGACCCCAAACAACCCAAAATCCAACCACAAATCCAAATGCCATAGCTACATAAAACCAATCCACTTCACGCCCACCACTGCTCCCTTTGTCTTTAGTGTCGGGTTTGGCATAATTTATACTGCAATTATCCATAAGTGGAGGTCCACAGAGTTTGTTTCCAATAAAACTAGATGCACTAAGGCTTTGTAGTTGAGTGCTTGAAGGGATTTTCCCAAATAAATCGTTCATTGACAAGTTCAACCTACTCAAAAATGACAATTTTGACATGCTTGGAGGAATGTGACCTGAAAGTTGGTTTTCAGAGAAATCAAGAGATTCCAAGGATCCCATAACACCAATATTCTCAGGAATCCTTCCAGTCAAATtattaaatgacaaattcaaTGATTGTAATCCTTGAAGACTAGTCACTTCTTTAGGGATCTCTCCTGATAAATTATTCTTTGAAAGGTCTATAGTTCTTAGTAGTCCCAGATTGGTGGTATACTCAAGAACTTGCCCTTTTATCACAAGCAATGCCCGTTCAAAATCCACAGAATCACCATCAACCACAAACAAGTCGTGTAAAATATTGTGAGAAGTTGAAGCCATGGCATTCAAATTGTTAACACATCCAGGTATGCTTCCAAATAGCTTGTTATGTGAAAGGTCCAAGATTTGGAGTGAAGTTAGAGCACAAAGTTGTTTCGGTATGGGGCCATGGAAATTGTTTGAGCGAAGGTTGAGGATGAGCAAACTTGAATGTCTTTGTCCTATCCATGAAGGTATGATTCCAAAAAACTTATTCTCACTGATATCAATAATCTCTAAATCAgtgcaatttttcaaaaaatgtagcAATTTCCCAGAAATTTTGTTGTTGCTTAGGTGCAAAGACTTAAGAAGACTCAAATGTTCAATGGATGCTGGAATGCTACCAGTGAAATCATTATTTCCAAGACTTAAGACCAACAATTTTTGCCAATTCTCCCAACAATAACTTATATTTCCTGATAAACGATTTTTTCCAAGATTGAGAAGTTCCATTTGTTTGGGCTCATTCTTCTTATAACACAAAAAGTGAGAAATAGATCCAGACAATAAATTGTTAGATAGATCTAGAAAGCTCACGTTAGAGGATATAAGAGGTAACGAACCATTGAATGAATTAGAACTCATATCAATCACAGAAGAAGGATACAAAGTCACAGGGATATTTGGAATCTCTCCATAGAAATGATTGTGAGACAAGTTCAGATAATTGAACTGAGAGGACATATTCCAAAACAAAGGAGGAATTGCATCCTTAACATTTGTGTTGGATATATCCAAAGACCAAACTTGCTTTTGTGAACAAATCCATAAGGGAAAATTTGGCCCTAAAATCCACGATCCCAATCCTAAAATGACAACTTGAAAAGGAGGAATCCAATTGGGACTTACTTTTAACGTCAAACGGGTTGGAGTTGTGCTAAGTTCCTTTAATCTTCTTAAATTGGCAAAATGAGTTTCAGAGACTACTCCCTTCAACATATTCCCACCAATAAAAACGTACTCTAGTTTGGAGAGTCCTCCAAAACTTTGAGGAAGAGTTCCGTTAAATTGATTATTTGAAAGGTCTAAGAATCTCAAAGATGAAAGTTTTCCAATTGAAATTGGAATTGGACCCCAAATTGAATTACCTTCCAAAGAAAGTTTAGTAAGATTTTGAAATTGCCCAAGTTCCTCAGTCAAATGACCAGATAGTTGAGCATCATACATTTCTAAGACCTCTAGTCCATACGAAACACATCTTAATAAACCTTCTAAGATTTCTGATACCTCTTGACTCAATTTGTTGTCTGACAATCTTAGTTCCCTTAAATTGCAAACATTGCCCAAAGATCTTGGTACCTTTCCATCAAGTTGATTGCTTGTGAAGTCTATGCTAATGGCAGATGTTAGGTTTCTAATGGAACTAGAGATTGTACCTTGCAAAAGATTTTTGCGGAGGTTGAGGAACTCAAGATGACTAAAACTATACAACCAATTGGGAATTGAAGAGTTGAAATTGTTGAAAGATAGATCAAGGTGCTTTAGAGAAGTCATGTTTTGCAAGCCAACAGGGATTGGACCTTGAAAACCATTGGCAGATAGATTAAGAGCAACCAAATTTTGATAACCAAAGACCCATGATGGAATCAAAGAGTTTTCAAAGCTGTTAAAAGAAAGATCAAGGGTGGCAACAGATGAAAAGTTAGAATTGGGTGTTGGTGGGATGGAACCAAGGCTGCAATGTGATAACCACAACTCTGACAAGGAAGTGATTTTGTTTGTCACCTGAAGTAAATCGGAGGCTTTGCTAAGGTCTACACCACTCAAATCTAGCACTTGTAGTAAAGGAAGACTAGAAAGCCATTGAAGGTTATTGACAGATAAAAAATTATAGCCAAAGCCTCCAAGATTAAGATAGTGCAAATTTGAGAGATTTCCAATTTGAGGAGGTATCAATTCCCCAAATCCCGCACCAAAGAGATTAAGATATCTTAAACTCTTCATGGAACCAAGGAATTCAGGAATTGGTAGACCAAAATTATTGTAGCTCAAGTCCAAGTAAAACAAATGCTTCAAATCAAGTAGGGAAGGATTTATCTTACCACCAAACATTGACTGTGCATAAGATTGAATAGCAGCTTCATATTGGGcttcaattgaaaaatattcAAGCAAAGGAGGAGGAAAGCTTCTGAGATTGAGTTCTTGGACGTGACCAGTAACATTGTTGCAGACAACTCCCTCCCACTGACAACAATCCCCATCACCAGCCCAAGAGGCAAGCCGGTTAAGAGGATCAGAAAGATCTGTCTTGAATCTGAGAAGGGCCTGTTGCTCACTTTGGATGCAGTGAACCTCAGATATTCCATAGCAGAACTTAGGATCAATAGCTGCCAAAGTGAGAAACACAAGGAAAAGGGTTAATGTAACGGCTCTAAATCTTAAGGAACCGTCCATGGTTATGCAAAAAATCTATATGATTATGTAAATGCTACATTAATGGCATGGTTATATATAGGAGGTGGAGTTCTGTGCTTAGTTGGTTTCTGCTTTCAGTGTTTTTTATGCTTAAAATGCTACCACACATTGTTTCCAACTCTAAGAATTGACGTAAGTCTTGTGATGTGAGGCATTCAATGAacgaaataatatttttgaaatagtCGGATGAAACTTATCCAAGTTGCTCTACTTGATAGTGATTCTTGTGGTCATATTCAATGAACATACTTgacaataaatttttgttcaattttttttttcatttcatgcCACCAATATGTAACATTGACCAATCTTCCAATTCCACTCATTTTAAAATTCCAATTGAATATATGAAtagcttaattaattaaaatcaattgGTGATTAATATAAAACTTGTCCAAGCAGAGTACCAAAGGTGTTATGTGTAGAATGTTGTCTgaatttgtgaattttttatttagagaaaagttTAGGACCATTTGGATAGAAATTACCTGTGAATATGTGAAGTCTAAAcgtataataaaatatattttggttGAGATATCAAAAACTTAGTATGTCCCTCCCaccctctccaaaaaaaaaaaaatctttttataggtttcagttagctcaattgataaagtttcTTATCgtcaaataagaaatttatgaTTCAATCCCTACACACGTCAAAAAACCAATTGCTATCTTGGCCTAgtcattaagaaaaaaaaacaattatcacaGAGCAAATGTCATAAGTTTGAAATACTTTTTAGTGGATAAACTGGTAGGTTGTTATTAAATTTGCTTATGATCCATGCCAAAATTCACAAATTCTG from Castanea sativa cultivar Marrone di Chiusa Pesio chromosome 6, ASM4071231v1 includes:
- the LOC142639224 gene encoding receptor-like protein EIX2 — protein: MDGSLRFRAVTLTLFLVFLTLAAIDPKFCYGISEVHCIQSEQQALLRFKTDLSDPLNRLASWAGDGDCCQWEGVVCNNVTGHVQELNLRSFPPPLLEYFSIEAQYEAAIQSYAQSMFGGKINPSLLDLKHLFYLDLSYNNFGLPIPEFLGSMKSLRYLNLFGAGFGELIPPQIGNLSNLHYLNLGGFGYNFLSVNNLQWLSSLPLLQVLDLSGVDLSKASDLLQVTNKITSLSELWLSHCSLGSIPPTPNSNFSSVATLDLSFNSFENSLIPSWVFGYQNLVALNLSANGFQGPIPVGLQNMTSLKHLDLSFNNFNSSIPNWLYSFSHLEFLNLRKNLLQGTISSSIRNLTSAISIDFTSNQLDGKVPRSLGNVCNLRELRLSDNKLSQEVSEILEGLLRCVSYGLEVLEMYDAQLSGHLTEELGQFQNLTKLSLEGNSIWGPIPISIGKLSSLRFLDLSNNQFNGTLPQSFGGLSKLEYVFIGGNMLKGVVSETHFANLRRLKELSTTPTRLTLKVSPNWIPPFQVVILGLGSWILGPNFPLWICSQKQVWSLDISNTNVKDAIPPLFWNMSSQFNYLNLSHNHFYGEIPNIPVTLYPSSVIDMSSNSFNGSLPLISSNVSFLDLSNNLLSGSISHFLCYKKNEPKQMELLNLGKNRLSGNISYCWENWQKLLVLSLGNNDFTGSIPASIEHLSLLKSLHLSNNKISGKLLHFLKNCTDLEIIDISENKFFGIIPSWIGQRHSSLLILNLRSNNFHGPIPKQLCALTSLQILDLSHNKLFGSIPGCVNNLNAMASTSHNILHDLFVVDGDSVDFERALLVIKGQVLEYTTNLGLLRTIDLSKNNLSGEIPKEVTSLQGLQSLNLSFNNLTGRIPENIGVMGSLESLDFSENQLSGHIPPSMSKLSFLSRLNLSMNDLFGKIPSSTQLQSLSASSFIGNKLCGPPLMDNCSINYAKPDTKDKGSSGGREVDWFYVAMAFGFVVGFWVVWGPLLMNRKWRIMYFQFLDRMEYKLGVFWHKLDSFYLNVVRFLSCY